From Vitis vinifera cultivar Pinot Noir 40024 chromosome 14, ASM3070453v1, a single genomic window includes:
- the LOC100263436 gene encoding protein COBRA, translating into MGFCLSLISRSISSFCGCTILLLFLLSCSCFTSTEAYDALDPNGNITIKWDIMSWTPDGYVAVVTMYNFQQYRHIQSPGWSLQWTWAKKEVIWSMLGGQTTEQGDCSRFKGNVPHCCKKDPTVVDLLPGTPYNQQIANCCKGGVVSSWVQDPANAASSFQVSVGSAGTTNKTVRVPKNFTLKAPGPGYTCGPAKIVKPTRFVTQDGRRVTQALMTWNVTCTYSQFLSQKTPTCCVSLSSFYNDTIVPCPTCTCGCQNNITQPGSCVEEDSPYLASVVSGSGKNSYTPLVQCTKHMCPIRVHWHVKLSYKEYWRVKVTITNFNYRMNYTQWNLVVQHPNFDNLTQIFSFNYKSLTPYAAINDTAMLWGVKFYNDLLVQAGPLGNVQSELLFRKDKSTFTFEKGWAFPRRIYFNGDNCVMPPPDSYPWLPNATSRTSTSLLTLIMVLLSALLLLNAHV; encoded by the exons ATGGGGTTTTGTTTGTCACTCATCAGCAGATCCATTTCCAGTTTCTGTGGTTGCACCATTTTGCTTCTTTTTCTGCTTTCTTGCTCCTGCTTTACTTCTACAG AAGCCTATGATGCACTGGATCCCAATGGAAATATCACGATCAAATGGGATATTATGAGCTGGACTCCAGATGGCTATGTT GCTGTTGTCACTATGTACAATTTCCAGCAATATCGTCACATTCAATCGCCAGGATGGTCACTGCAATGGACATGGGCAAAAAAGGAGGTGATATGGAGCATGTTGGGAGGCCAAACTACAGAGCAAGGGGATTGTTCTAGATTTAAGGGAAATGTACCACATTGTTGTAAAAAAGATCCTACTGTTGTGGATCTATTGCCAGGAACTCCCTACAATCAGCAGATTGCAAATTGCTGCAAGGGAGGTGTAGTCAGTTCATGGGTGCAGGATCCTGCCAATGCAGCAAGCTCATTCCAGGTTAGTGTAGGTTCAGCTGGTACCACCAACAAAACAGTTCGAGTTCCTAAGAACTTCACCCTGAAAGCACCAGGGCCTGGCTATACTTGTGGACCTGCGAAGATCGTTAAACCTACTAGATTTGTGACACAAGATGGAAGGAGAGTCACTCAAGCTTTGA TGACATGGAATGTTACATGCACGTATTCACAATTCCTGTCTCAGAAAACCCCCACTTGCTGTGTCTCGCTCTCATCTTTCTACAATGACACAATTGTACCCTGCCCAACATGCACCTGTGGTTGCCAGAACAACATTACTCAGCCAGGGAGCTGTGTAGA GGAAGACTCGCCATATTTGGCTTCAGTTGTCTCAGGTTCTGGGAAGAATAGCTATACTCCTCTAGTCCAGTGTACGAAGCATATGTGTCCCATTCGAGTCCATTGGCATGTTAAGCTTAGCTACAAGGAGTATTGGCGAGTGAAGGTCACAATTACGAATTTCAATTACAGGATGAATTATACGCAGTGGAACTTAGTTGTCCAGCACCCCAACTTTGATAATCTGACCCAGATTTTCAGCTTTAACTACAAGTCATTGACACCCTATGCAGCTATAA ATGATACTGCCATGCTATGGGGGGTTAAGTTCTACAATGATCTGCTCGTGCAAGCTGGCCCTCTTGGAAATGTACAGTCAGAGCTACTCTTTCGGAAGGATAAATCAACTTTCACTTTTGAGAAGGGTTGGGCTTTCCCTCGAAGAATCTATTTCAATGGAGATAATTGTGTCATGCCTCCTCCTGATTCCTATCCGTGGTTGCCAAATGCCACCTCACGGACAAGTACCTCCCTACTTACTCTAATAATGGTTCTCTTGTCAGCCTTGCTATTGTTGAATGCACATGTTTAA